A region from the Eptesicus fuscus isolate TK198812 chromosome 1, DD_ASM_mEF_20220401, whole genome shotgun sequence genome encodes:
- the LOC129150004 gene encoding erythroid transcription factor-like: MLRTTDKVSKWAGAQCTNCQTTTTTVWRMNANGDPLCNPCGLYYKRHQVNRPAILWNDVVKTRKRKASQKKKKPASSLGGAGPADGPAGGFTVVAGGSDGGNSGEVASDLALGPPGTAHLYQGLGPVVLSEPVSPLMPFPGPLLGSPTGSFPTGPMPPTTSTVEAPLSS; encoded by the exons atgttgagaaccactgat AAGGTCAGCAAGTGGGCAGGTGCCCAGTGCACCAACTGCCAGACAACCACCACGACAGTGTGGCGGATGAATGCCAATGGAGACCCTTTGTGCAATCCCTGCGGACTCTATTACAAGCGACACCAG GTGAACCGACCAGCAATCTTGTGGAATGATGTTGTAAAGACTAGAAAGCGCAAGGCATCACAGAAAAAGAAGAAGCCAGCGTCGAGTCTGGGAGGCGCAGGACCAGCTGATGGGCCAGCTGGTGGCTTCACGGTGGTGGCTGGGGGCAGCGATGGTGGGAATTCTGGGGAAGTGGCCTCAGACTTGGCATTGGGCCCGCCTGGCACTGCCCATCTCTACCAAGGCCTGGGCCCCGTGGTGCTGTCAGAGCCTGTCAGCCCCCTCATGCCTTTCCCCGGGCCCCTGTTGGGTTCACCCACAGGCTCCTTCCCCACAGGCCCCATGCCTCCCACCACCAGCACTGTGGAGGCGCCACTCAGCTCATGA